In Scyliorhinus canicula chromosome 18, sScyCan1.1, whole genome shotgun sequence, a single window of DNA contains:
- the LOC119952879 gene encoding telomeric repeat-binding factor 2-interacting protein 1: METSAQTPSHSRTLFLSDKGAPLRFYAPPGPTKSALFPLVVHGGAVMCRHQETGAILLDRLEETGPLPKGYTRARYVLDCVERNQQLPLEGYQAAAASLPAPQEAKPSVSRMFYTKLDDVAILMYLRDYAEKDGGPAVHGNVVWQQMERLQLTAHSWQSMRNRYVRYLCGHEHLYQLDSRSVIPTAVFPKLRPLEETGAEPTPGEGQLADEGTGKKNPDGLQHPDGLLRVNLESNEEANASVEQGSDDVNSEEECYNIFPVAIREFELEDDTPELLVDIGNEVEAQVPREQPMETDKSLQVNPAEHRPKHKGTLAEFVMDNEQSDLDSQTPADMLSSMPTASQDEVESAIRAINTLMKAHNMDLSAATQLLLKNSGEFTAAKHFMETGHRPDGYAIWTHKDDLDLENVDRIVQERLIQKFGSENLAKRIAFRKS, encoded by the exons ATGGAGACCTCGGCCCAGACCCCGTCCCACTCGCGGACTCTCTTCCTCAGCGACAAAGGCGCCCCGCTCCGCTTCTACGCGCCGCCGGGGCCCACCAAGAGCGCGCTCTTCCCGCTGGTTGTCCACGGCGGCGCCGTGATGTGCCGGCACCAGGAGACGGGCGCCATCCTGCTGGACCGCCTGGAGGAGACGGGCCCGCTGCCCAAAGGCTACACCAGGGCCCGCTACGTGCTGGACTGCGTGGAGAGGAACCAGCAGCTGCCGCTGGAGGGCTACCAGGCCGCGGCCGCCTCGCTGCCCGCGCCGCAGGAGGCCAAGCCAAGCGTCAGTAGGATGTTCTACACCAAGCTGGACGACGTGGCCATCTTGATGTACCTGCGGGATTACGCtgagaaagatggcggccccgCCGTCCACGGCAACGTTGTGTGGCAGCAGATGGAGCGGCTGCAGCTGACCGCCCACAGCTGGCAGTCCATGCGCAACCGCTACGTGCGCTACCTCTGCGGCCACGAACACCTCTACCAGCTCGACAGCCGCTCCGTCATCCCCACCGCCGTCTTCCCCAAGCTGaggcctctggaggagaccggcGCGGAGCCAACTCCCGGAGAGGGGCAGCTGGCTGACGAGGGGACAG GTAAAAAGAATCCCGACGGTCTCCAGCATCCTGACGGTCTCCTGCGTGTCAACCTAGAGTCTAATGAGGAAGCAAATGCCTCAGTTGAACAAGGATCTGATGATGTAAATTCTGAGGAGGAATGCTACAACATATTTCCTGTTGCTATCCGTGAATTTGAG CTTGAAGATGACACTCCTGAACTGCTGGTAGATATTGGTAACGAAGTAGAGGCACAGGTTCCTCGAGAGCAACCGATGGAGACTGACAAATCCCTACAAGTGAATCCTGCTGAGCATCGTCCTAAACATAAAGGCACTTTGGCAGAGTTCGTCATGGATAATGAGCAATCTGATTTAGACTCTCAGACACCAGCGGACATGTTATCCTCCATGCCTACAGCCTCCCAGGATGAGGTGGAATCTGCAATTCGAGCTATCAATACATTGATGAAAGCTCATAATATGGATCTCTCGGCGGCCACACAGTTGTTATTGAAGAACAGTGGAGAGTTCACAGCAGCGAAGCATTTTATGGAGACTGGTCACCGGCCAGATGGTTATGCTATCTGGACACACAAAGATGACCTTGACCTGGAGAATGTTGACCGAATCGTGCAGGAGCGATTAATCCAGAAATTTGGCTCTGAGAATTTGGCCAAACGCATTGCCTTTCGTAAAAGTTAG